A window of Equus caballus isolate H_3958 breed thoroughbred chromosome 10, TB-T2T, whole genome shotgun sequence contains these coding sequences:
- the LOC100071026 gene encoding peptidoglycan recognition protein 1, which yields MSLRCALLAWALFTLLRHGAAQKASDCCGPIVPRREWRGLASNCDRKLSLPKSYVVVSHTAGSPCDTPDSCLKQVQNVQNYHKGTLGWCDVAYNFLIGEDGLVYEGRGWDTQGAHAGGGWNSKSIGISFMGNYMDRAPPQRALRAAQSLLACGVARGALRTNYEVKGHRDVQDTLSPGDRLYEIIQTWPHYQD from the exons ATGTCTCTCCGCTGCGCTCTGCTCGCCTGGGCCCTGTTCACCCTCCTCAGACACGGAGCGGCTCAAAAAGCTTCGGACTGCTGTGGCCCCATCGTGCCCCGGAGAGAGTGGAGGGGCCTGGCGTCCAACTGCGACCGGAAGCTAAGCCTGCCCAAGAGCTACGTGGTGGTGTCACACACGGCGGGCAGCCCCTGCGACACACCGGACTCCTGCCTGAAGCAGGTCCAGAACGTGCAGAACTACCACAAGGGGACTCTGGGCTGGTGCGACGTGGCCTACAA cttCCTGATCGGAGAAGACGGGCTTGTGTATGAGGGCCGGGGCTGGGACACTCAGGGCGCCCACGCAGGAGGAGGCTGGAACTCCAAGTCCATCGGCATCAGCTTCATGGGTAACTACATGG aTCGGGCACCCCCGCAACGAGCCCTCAGGGCAGCCCAGAGTCTGCTGGCTTGTGGCGTGGCTCGGGGCGCCCTGAGGACCAACTATGAGGTCAAAGGACACCGGGACGTGCAGGACACACTCTCTCCAGGTGACCGGCTCTATGAAATCATCCAGACTTGGCCACACTACCAAGACTGa